Proteins encoded together in one Coffea arabica cultivar ET-39 chromosome 2c, Coffea Arabica ET-39 HiFi, whole genome shotgun sequence window:
- the LOC140035593 gene encoding uncharacterized protein, translating into MKKYADEHKSEREFQVGDWLYLRLQPYRQSTVMLRNNTKLFAKYFGPYLIEEKVGEVAYRLRLPTASKIHPVFHVSLLKKKLGERAAPILQLLDTDERGQIRVEPVALLGRRMIKRKNAAVTQWLIQW; encoded by the coding sequence ATGAAGAAGTACGCTGATGAACACAAGAGTGAAAGGGAGTTCCAAGTAGGAGATTGGTTGTACTTGCGATTACAACCCTACAGACAGTCAACTGTGATGCTTAGGAACAATACCAAGCTATTTGCTAAATACTTTGGTCCCTATCTGATAGAAGAGAAGGTTGGGGAAGTGGCCTATAGGCTTAGACTACCTACTGCATCAAAGATACACCCTGTATTTCATGTATCTTTGCTGAAGAAGAAACTGGGAGAAAGGGCAGCTCCTATTCTGCAACTGCTAGACACAGATGAAAGGGGGCAGATTAGAGTGGAGCCAGTGGCATTACTAGGCAGGAGGATGATTAAGAGGAAGAATGCTGCTGTAACTCAATGGCTAATCCAATGGTGA